One region of Bos javanicus breed banteng chromosome Y, ARS-OSU_banteng_1.0, whole genome shotgun sequence genomic DNA includes:
- the LOC133243790 gene encoding amelogenin, Y isoform, translating to MGTWILFACLLGGAYSMPLPPHPGHPGYINFSYEVLTPLKWYQNMLRYPYPSYGYEPVGGWLHHQIIPVVSQQSPQNHALQPHHHNPMVPAQQPVVPQQPMMPVPGQHSMTPIQHHQPNLPLPAQQSFQPQPIQPQPHQPLQPQPPVHPIQRLPPQPPLPPIFPMQPLPPVLPDLPLEAWPATDKTKREEVVSTP from the exons ATGGGGACCTGGATTTTATTTGCCTGCCTTTTGGGAGGAGCCTATAGTATGCCT CTACCACCTCATCCTGGGCACCCTGGTTATATCAACTTCAGCTATGAG GTACTTACACCTCTGAAGTGGTATCAGAACATGTTAAGATATCCG TACCCTTCCTATGGCTATGAACCCGTTGGTGGATGGCTGCACCACCAAATAATTCCTGTGGTGTCCCAGCAGAGTCCCCAGAATCATGCCCTGCAGCCTCATCACCACAACCCCATGGTGCCAGCTCAGCAGCCTGTGGTACCCCAGCAACCAATGATGCCAGTTCCTGGCCAACACTCAATGACTCCAATCCAACACCACCAGCCAAACCTCCCTCTGCCCGCCCAGCAGTCCTTCCAGCCCCAGCCCATCCAGCCACAGCCTCACCAACCCCTGCAGCCCCAGCCACCTGTGCACCCCATCCAGCGCTTGCCACCACAGCCACCTCTGCCTCCAATATTCCCCATGCAACCTCTGCCCcctgtgcttcctgacctgcctctggaagCCTGGCCAGCAACAGACAAGACCAAGCGGGAAGAAGTGGTAAGTACACCTTAA